The DNA region TATCGTTTTGAGCAGGTAATTCCTTTTGAGAACTCTTGAGGTTTTACTTATCGAGTGTTCCAACTTTTGAGTCAGATATTCTGTGTGAAATTTGATATGATGTGTATATATCATTCAGATGGAAGCAATGGTATTACATTTCGTTACTATAATTACTATTTTgcttctaattaatagtatattgATTTATATCTTATTAATAATTAAGTACTACTATATCATTGTATTATCTCACAAGTCATTAGCTCACTGTATGTATACACATGGATACACTCATACACATACTCAAGACTTATTTAACACGCAAAAGTGAGCATACACactgtatatacatatatatagttaTTAAAAGTCATTTCAGTTATGCAGAGTGATACTCTATTATATTAAGATTAAATATTGAGTTAACATCCCATAATTAGTTTGTGAATGTGCTAACCCACATGTTCACAGGATAATAATTTGTTCCTTTTGGGGGTAAATTCTTGGTTCTTGTTATAATTTTATGTTACTTTTATATGCTGAATTCTCAAACCGCCTCTTAACTCCACAGGCGAAGTTACATATAATACAAGAGCTTCTAGGGAAACTGCATTCTGCTGTTGGTAAGGGCGACGAATGCGAAGAATACACATCTCTTCTTCAGGACCTCAACAACGAGAGACAGAAGGCACGTCAGACTATGAAAGACATGTTTAATAGGTCCTTCGGAGCTACATTCTTGACGGACACAGGTCAAGAATCTGCATTTTCTTACCACATCCATCAATATGCTGATGTTTACACCAGCAAGCCTGAAAACTTCTTGTTTTATCGTCCCGAAGCATGGCTGCATGTGCCTTATGATATAAAGATCATGCCGCACCATGTGAAGGTACATTTAGTACTATTGCATGGCTTTTTTTTAGACAGGAAAATTTTTTCTGACTTCACTTCTACTTGATATGAATCTTATAGAAATAGAAGTGTAGATACAATAAAAATGAATACTgctataattcaaattaattgGATGCATCCAATCCTTCGATCGTTTCCGTGTAGGGATAGTTGAAGTTGTTGACTGCACGTGATCATGACAGCATAGTGTGTATTGCAATCTTTTCAACAATCTTTGTCAATGGAAAATTGGTATCTCAATCGTTTCTGAATTTATTTCAGGTATCTTCGAGCTTATTCAGTAGGTGATCGATACACACTCTGAACCCTCGAATGGAAAAGAGAAGCAATGACCTACCAGTGCTGTATCAGTTTGAGTCTGAAATTTATTCCCATACCCACAGTTGGCTTACACAGTCATTAATCAAAGCAATATTTGAGAAGATTGTCTTCCACCTTTGACGGCCAAgattggcttctatccattcgTTCATTTTTTGACAACGTAGCTTGCGACTTAGTTAATGTATAATCTCGTTTAGTTTAGAGAAtttatgatgattttttttctgcATCGTCGTATTTAGTGTCGCAATAATGTTCGAATTAGTCATGTTATAGTAGTATGACGTATGGCTTATTTATAGCTTCCAGGACATGTAATGTCAGATTCGTTGAAGTTTTGGAATAAATGtccatttttgttgattaaaatacAATGATGTTTATCATGTGAAGAGGGTATAATATCCATTGAttaattttccatttttggacTTTTATAAACCAAATTGCCCCGGCTAACAAATAACGAGGTTTGAGAAAGGATATGGGTTGTGGATGCTGTTATAATGTACTCACTCTGTCGCTTAATAAAAGTTATATTTGGTTTCGACACGTGTTTTAAGGAAGATAAAGAAAATTgcgttgaataagttagtgaaatatgagtcatatatcgtatatatatattagttttataataaaatgtgagtgaaataaattgGTGGAATATATGGTTTCCTTGTTATTTATGGTAAATGTGAAACAAGACTTTTAATGGAAAACGAACGGATATGACAAAATAGAACTCTTAATGCAGGACGGAGAATGTAGAAGTTAAGTACTAGCAAACTTTCGACACATCTGTTACCCATTTTTAGATATTCGACATTTAGAATTTTCATTGTAGATATCTTAAgggttgaatttttttttctaactgcTATAGTACTACTATCTCATTGgcattatttatttgattttatatattcGATTAGATAagatttaatatttaataaattattttatttattaatattgttaattttataaaaaaaaaaatatattattcacAGTCTATTTATTTGGGCCCAATTATGATTGGATCAAGTTTAATATGGCCTGCTCACATGGTCGTATTGTTATTCTAATCGATGAAGTAATAGAATTTTCTAGAGCAGCAAGAAAAGTATAAACGCCCGTCTAAATTTCCAGAAGCGGAAGAAATGGCGGTGATCGAGCAAGATTCCTCCGGCGAAGAAGATTGCAAATCGCAGCCTCGTGCGCCCGCAGCCGCGGCCTCGGGTTACAGTACGGACGGATATGAGACTGCCAGTGATACCGAGCTGAACGACGCCGTTCCGGGACAGGATACTCATTCTCGCAGTAATGGGGATAGTGCTGAAAATGGAAAGAGCTTCAGCAGTGAGGCAAACGGTAACGCAGACGGCCAAGTCAAGGTAGAACAACAGCGAGAGCAGACTGTTACAGTCGATAAGGACGACGCTGAGGTAATGATTCAGCTTCTTATTATGATGCTTGATTTAGAAGAGGCTATGCGTTTTTTTATTGTAGCTTCTGGACGACTGAAATTTCTCACAATTTTTAAAAGTTTAGTGTTAGTTTCTGAATATTAGGGTAAGGATTTTTAATTGGTATAGTTAGTCTATTGATTGAGAACGTAGGTTGAACTTACGCCAATCTGTAATTAGGATCTGTTATACTACTAATTAAGCATAATTAATGTTGATAATAGTTTAAAATGGTGTTTGTTTTATAGGGATTTTGTTTGAGATCTATGTTAGGTTtcaattttttagtttgtcaacataaaaaattatgaactgCGCTCTGGAGTGGTAATGCTTTCTTACTTTTGTTTTATGCTGTTTATGATAAGTAGAAAGCTTTAGCCCGAGCTAATGATGTAAAACTCGAGGGGAATTTGTTGTTTAAAGATGGACTATATGAAGATGCGTTGTCCAAGTATGGGTGTGCCATACAAAATGCGCCAGTTGGTGATTCATCCAGTGAAATACGTTCGATATGTCATGCAAACAGCGCTACTTGTTTCTTCAAATTGGTATGTTCCTCTAAAGTGAGATTAAGAGTTGGATGCATAATTTTACTGCAtggttatgttttttttttttcttattgagCTTTGGTCCATGATGATGTGCATCTTACTAGTATGTTATATGATTATAAACAACTATTTGTGAAATCCGAATGAAACCTACAACCTTATAGCTTTATTACTTCTAGCATAGTCTAGGCGGATACTTAGTTGCCTTTTGACCAGCATCTTGCTTCCTTTCCTATTGCACTCTTAACTTTGCGAAAAGCAGCTATTTGTGTAACATGTAGTAGTTATATATAGAACTACATTTTTTATGCTCATCTAAGTCCTGTTTAGCAATTTAGTGAAGCACAAATACTAGGAGTAATATATCTACCATTTATAAGAATGTTTTGAGCTCTGTATTGAACAATGCTAATTCCAGTTATATGTTTCTCAGCATCTCCAAATGTTTGATCTTAagttaataaataaattcatttgCACATTTTGCAACTAGTATGTGGAATGCACTGGTTTAAACTGATGCAGTGAAGAACTGCCTTTGTTTTCAGTTCATTTCAACCGATTCTGATCATGTATCGCATCATTTAGTTaatttttctactacttgtgATCAGCAAAAATATGAGGAGAGTGTTAAAGAGTGTACAAAGGCATTAGAGCTGAACCCCACCTACATGAAAGCTCTTTTAAGAAGAGCTGAGGCACGAGAAAAGCTTGAACAGTATGAAGAATCCATTACTGGTAATTTCAGTGCACTGTGAAACATAATCTTTAATTATCGATTTTTTCCATCATTCATTAGTTTCTGCTGTGCCACTAGAATTCTTGGTGTTCCCTCTCCCAATCATTGTTTTTCATGTATAATATACTCAGACTTTGTGATGATTTCATGAGCAA from Salvia splendens isolate huo1 chromosome 9, SspV2, whole genome shotgun sequence includes:
- the LOC121748796 gene encoding tetratricopeptide repeat protein 1-like, which codes for MAVIEQDSSGEEDCKSQPRAPAAAASGYSTDGYETASDTELNDAVPGQDTHSRSNGDSAENGKSFSSEANGNADGQVKVEQQREQTVTVDKDDAEKALARANDVKLEGNLLFKDGLYEDALSKYGCAIQNAPVGDSSSEIRSICHANSATCFFKLQKYEESVKECTKALELNPTYMKALLRRAEAREKLEQYEESITDMTKVIELDPANDQARRAIIRLKPLADEKREKMKEEMIGKLKEMGNSILGRFGMSVDNFKAVKDPNTGSYSVSFQN